In Roseisolibacter agri, a genomic segment contains:
- the crcB gene encoding fluoride efflux transporter CrcB, producing the protein MQATPAPAALLLVAAGGAAGSVARFLLTRALAGASAGFPVGTLAINVAGSLLLGVVLAAAPERPDAAARLLVGVGVCGGFTTFSAFSAEVVALAGRGAYARAALYASASVVLGVLATVAGLALGRTLAGPR; encoded by the coding sequence ATGCAAGCCACCCCCGCCCCCGCCGCCCTCCTGCTCGTCGCCGCCGGCGGCGCCGCCGGGTCGGTCGCGCGCTTCCTGCTCACGCGGGCCCTCGCCGGGGCCTCGGCCGGGTTCCCGGTGGGGACGCTCGCCATCAACGTCGCCGGGTCGCTCCTGCTGGGCGTCGTGCTCGCCGCCGCGCCCGAGCGCCCCGACGCCGCCGCGCGCCTGCTGGTCGGCGTCGGCGTCTGCGGGGGCTTCACCACCTTCTCCGCCTTCAGCGCCGAGGTGGTCGCGCTGGCCGGACGCGGCGCGTACGCGCGCGCGGCGCTCTACGCGTCCGCCAGCGTCGTCCTCGGCGTCCTCGCGACCGTCGCCGGGCTCGCGCTCGGCCGCACGCTCGCGGGGCCGCGCTGA
- a CDS encoding dipeptidase — MSRDLAAFFDANAARVRDELFDFLRIPSVSARSEHDADTRRAAAWLQGALETVGLRAETIDTPGHPIVLGERREAGAGKPTLLIYGHYDVQPAEPLELWDSPAFEPTIRDGNVYARGSVDDKGQLFLHVKALEAHLKVRGTLPVNVIVLAEGEEEVGSVNLEAFIEANRERLACDAVVISDSAMFAKGIPSILSSLRGMAYFQIDVQGPAGDLHSGSYGGAVVNPAMALARILATMHDETGKVAIPGFYDDVRPFPDAVRAQMRGLPFDEEHFRAETGAPALGGETGYTVLERLWTRPTCEVNGLLSGYTGEGAKTVLPAKAMAKVSCRLVPDQDPKRIEALMQAHVARVAPAGVTVTATHLHGGRPWRADLGGPLFDAAKVALAEVFGREPVVTGEGGSIPVVGDFERVLGAPVLLVGFGLPGENAHAPNEWMSLENYDKGMRAMARLYDVYGGSR, encoded by the coding sequence ATGTCCCGCGACCTCGCCGCCTTCTTCGACGCCAACGCCGCGCGCGTGCGCGACGAGCTGTTCGACTTCCTGCGCATCCCCAGCGTCAGCGCGCGCTCGGAGCACGACGCCGACACGCGCCGCGCGGCGGCGTGGCTGCAGGGCGCGCTCGAGACGGTCGGGCTGCGCGCGGAGACCATCGACACGCCGGGCCACCCGATCGTGCTCGGCGAGCGGCGCGAGGCGGGCGCCGGGAAGCCCACGCTGCTGATCTACGGCCACTACGACGTGCAGCCCGCCGAGCCGCTGGAGCTGTGGGACTCGCCGGCGTTCGAGCCGACGATCCGCGACGGCAACGTCTACGCGCGCGGCAGCGTGGACGACAAGGGCCAGCTCTTCCTGCACGTGAAGGCGCTCGAAGCGCACCTCAAGGTGCGCGGCACGCTGCCGGTGAACGTCATCGTGCTGGCCGAGGGCGAGGAGGAGGTGGGGAGCGTCAACCTCGAGGCGTTCATCGAGGCGAACCGCGAGCGCCTGGCCTGCGACGCGGTCGTCATCTCCGACTCGGCGATGTTCGCGAAGGGGATCCCGTCGATCCTCTCGTCACTGCGCGGCATGGCGTACTTCCAGATCGACGTGCAGGGGCCCGCGGGCGACCTGCACTCGGGCAGCTACGGCGGCGCGGTCGTGAACCCGGCGATGGCGCTCGCGCGCATCCTCGCGACGATGCACGACGAGACGGGGAAGGTCGCGATCCCGGGCTTCTACGACGACGTGCGCCCGTTCCCCGACGCGGTGCGGGCGCAGATGCGCGGCCTCCCGTTCGACGAGGAGCACTTCCGCGCCGAGACGGGCGCGCCGGCGCTCGGCGGCGAGACGGGGTACACGGTGCTGGAGCGGCTGTGGACGCGTCCGACGTGCGAGGTGAACGGGCTGCTGAGCGGCTACACGGGCGAGGGCGCGAAGACGGTGCTCCCCGCGAAGGCGATGGCGAAGGTCAGCTGCCGCCTCGTGCCGGACCAGGACCCGAAGCGCATCGAGGCGCTGATGCAGGCGCACGTCGCGCGCGTCGCGCCGGCCGGTGTGACGGTGACCGCGACGCACCTCCACGGCGGCCGCCCCTGGCGCGCGGACCTCGGCGGGCCGCTGTTCGACGCGGCGAAGGTCGCGCTGGCCGAGGTGTTCGGCCGCGAGCCGGTGGTGACGGGCGAGGGCGGCTCGATCCCGGTCGTCGGCGACTTCGAGCGCGTGCTCGGCGCGCCGGTGCTGCTGGTCGGCTTCGGGCTGCCGGGCGAGAACGCGCACGCGCCGAACGAGTGGATGTCGTTGGAGAACTACGACAAGGGCATGCGCGCCATGGCGAGACTCTATGACGTCTACGGCGGGAGCCGATAA
- a CDS encoding translocation/assembly module TamB domain-containing protein — MAHAPPTIRDDANGEPSPEPGPHERAAHPHHRGRRVAAWIAGLLLLLIAVAVALVLVVSNTDWGREQLRRRVVAALANTVHGRFQLGRISGNLLKGITAHDVAIADSAGNPFLRVDSVSTRYGLRSFFSKKVELSDVALWRPVIVLDRRPGEQWNWERIFPRDTTKVDTSTAPGWGDYLVLRAVRVVDGRVTVRTPWSPDSSIVGNARDSTIAAALDSASRALVERVPGGYQRVQDYRELNGRFPLLRIAHPDFASRRFEIDSLRVVALPFRPPAAVVRQARGAVEISSDSVWWRNVLAVMPDSRATLSGRYDLRTDDLRLGGRGTPVSLADVRFILPDLPDGTATSDFTIALAERSQGYRFDALDLRTGETTVRGRVALVLSDTAGTAPVTFDSTAVVFTKLDTRLIERLAPNVEVPRHGILGGRLAADGALSALQLDGDVTFDDPRTGRSRVVAVGEIGTGEGVVRAKGMRVQLAPMQVDLARLFVDDLPVHGTLTGVATLDGSTDTRLTASSLDLTHLDRGARSRLTGRAAVALGRADRPARAPAPPTRTVATTSPAPLRDDARRRTAADGPRRAAPWFDVDVTARPLSLVTVGRFAPAAGLRGTASGPIRLTGTMDDLRVASSLRLSDGGAFSARGQLDLTGVIGYDMLVTTTLFNANAVVAKAPRTSLTGRFAARGRGTDPATLTSTVAADITTSTIDTIAVDSSRIRLRAAQGIAQVDTFTVRAPGTAADLRGSFGLTGTRSGTLDYRIAIDSLPAIARYLPRDTGAVAPRPLLAAQQLAKARADSAARARRTMVAVAAGDSAPVPRVTVDTAPSIPKDSLSGSVFAAGRISGSIENFDLRGRAGATQLVALGNQVGRARVAYNWLGARTPGSALAVAAVADSVRVSGFALDSVDARATWRPDAVGTSSGTGVVAVFQDVGRSYDLRADYAIFPDRREATFSQLRLRFDSTLWAATRPGAVRWGQPGIEVETIELTNGATGRLFVDGKLPTTGPADLRVAVRDFEIGDALGLVQSDVAMTGRVSLDATLQGTAAAPVIRGTATVAGAQYRGTEVPDIRATVDYADARLRGNAEVTRGPRPVLTATGSLPINLALQGVTGPRLAENAQVTVDARLDSLPLDLASRFTDAVSDVRGTAAGTLSVRGPLKKPVATGDLQLADASLRLTATGTQLRDALGTVHLRGDTVVIDSIVGYTMTRRRGPLAIRGGIGIADATKPSFDVRLIADRARVLDNEQGRVDASAQISMYGPFDRVFVSGGARVLGGVIYVPESDKKQVLKAGDPAVFAVIDTTRLDVGELIPAQSPLLENLRMDLFVGVDRDTWVRSREANVEVYSDGDLRLRVDRAKQAIVLDGIVVTERGQYTFLSKRFQVKRGSATFVGSQELNPNLQITAEYEVKQAAREPLVIRIQIGGTVLAPRIALESDAQPPIAQTDLLSYLAFGSESGSLLQVGGSSVAGSSSGGVPIGATASLASKQLAGVALGVLADASEARLGRSLGADVLNITPVPDLPPEQFVELSGLETVLKGTQIEFGKYFNRQLFVGLQATPAFYTSKPPIPGFRVEYRFARLPGFSLESAWQPRFFLPEPSLAPAENVEAKNALGLFLVRRWRF; from the coding sequence ATGGCGCACGCACCGCCAACCATCCGCGACGACGCCAACGGCGAGCCGTCGCCCGAGCCGGGCCCGCACGAGCGCGCGGCCCACCCGCACCACCGCGGCCGGCGCGTCGCGGCCTGGATCGCGGGGCTGCTCCTCCTGCTGATCGCCGTCGCGGTCGCGCTCGTGCTCGTGGTGAGCAACACCGACTGGGGGCGCGAGCAGCTGCGCCGCCGCGTCGTCGCCGCGCTCGCGAACACCGTGCACGGGCGCTTCCAGCTCGGCCGCATCTCGGGCAACCTGCTGAAGGGGATCACGGCGCACGACGTCGCGATCGCCGACTCGGCCGGCAACCCGTTCCTCCGCGTCGACTCGGTCAGCACGCGCTACGGGCTGCGCTCCTTCTTCTCGAAGAAGGTCGAGCTGTCCGACGTCGCGCTCTGGCGCCCGGTCATCGTGCTCGACCGCCGGCCGGGGGAGCAGTGGAACTGGGAGCGCATCTTCCCGCGCGACACCACCAAGGTCGACACGAGCACCGCGCCGGGCTGGGGCGACTACCTCGTGCTGCGCGCGGTGCGCGTGGTCGACGGGCGGGTGACGGTGCGCACGCCGTGGTCGCCGGACAGCTCGATCGTCGGCAACGCGCGCGACAGCACGATCGCCGCGGCGCTGGACAGCGCGAGCCGCGCGCTGGTCGAGCGCGTCCCGGGCGGCTACCAGCGCGTGCAGGACTACCGCGAGCTGAACGGCCGCTTCCCGCTCCTCCGCATCGCGCACCCAGACTTCGCGTCGCGTCGCTTCGAGATCGACTCGCTGCGCGTCGTCGCGCTCCCCTTCCGCCCGCCCGCGGCCGTCGTGCGGCAGGCGCGGGGCGCCGTGGAGATCTCGAGCGACTCGGTCTGGTGGCGCAACGTGCTCGCGGTCATGCCCGACTCGCGCGCCACGCTCAGCGGGCGCTACGACCTCAGGACCGACGACCTGCGCCTTGGCGGGCGCGGCACGCCGGTGTCGCTGGCGGACGTGCGCTTCATCCTGCCCGACCTGCCGGACGGCACGGCGACCTCCGACTTCACCATCGCGCTGGCGGAGCGGTCGCAGGGCTACCGCTTCGACGCGCTCGACCTGCGCACCGGCGAGACGACGGTGCGCGGGCGGGTCGCGCTGGTCCTCAGCGACACCGCGGGCACCGCGCCCGTGACCTTCGACTCGACGGCGGTCGTCTTCACGAAGCTCGACACGCGGCTCATCGAGCGGCTCGCGCCGAACGTCGAGGTCCCGCGCCACGGCATCCTCGGCGGGCGGCTGGCGGCGGACGGCGCGCTGTCGGCGCTGCAGCTGGACGGCGACGTGACGTTCGACGACCCGCGCACGGGCCGCAGCCGCGTCGTCGCCGTCGGCGAGATCGGCACGGGCGAGGGCGTCGTACGCGCGAAGGGGATGCGCGTGCAGCTGGCGCCGATGCAGGTCGATCTCGCGCGGCTGTTCGTCGACGACCTGCCGGTGCACGGCACGCTCACCGGCGTCGCGACGCTCGACGGGTCCACGGACACGCGGCTCACCGCGTCGTCGCTCGACCTCACGCACCTGGACCGCGGCGCGCGCTCGCGCCTGACGGGACGGGCGGCGGTGGCGCTCGGCCGCGCCGACCGGCCGGCGCGCGCGCCCGCGCCGCCGACGCGCACCGTGGCGACGACCTCCCCCGCCCCGCTGCGCGACGACGCGCGCCGCCGCACGGCCGCCGACGGCCCGCGCCGCGCCGCGCCCTGGTTCGACGTCGACGTCACGGCGCGTCCGCTCTCGCTCGTCACCGTCGGCCGCTTCGCGCCGGCCGCGGGGCTGCGCGGCACGGCGAGCGGCCCGATCCGCCTCACCGGCACGATGGACGACCTGCGCGTCGCCTCGTCGCTGCGGCTGAGCGACGGCGGCGCCTTCTCGGCGCGCGGGCAGCTCGACCTGACGGGCGTCATCGGCTACGACATGCTGGTGACGACGACGCTGTTCAACGCCAACGCGGTGGTGGCGAAGGCGCCGCGCACGTCGCTCACGGGCCGCTTCGCCGCGCGCGGGCGCGGCACCGACCCGGCGACGCTCACCAGCACCGTCGCCGCGGACATCACGACCAGCACCATCGACACGATCGCGGTCGACTCGTCGCGCATCCGGCTGCGCGCCGCGCAGGGCATCGCGCAGGTGGACACGTTCACCGTGCGCGCGCCGGGCACCGCGGCCGACCTGCGGGGCTCGTTCGGCCTCACGGGGACGCGCAGCGGCACGCTCGACTACCGCATCGCGATCGACTCGCTGCCGGCGATCGCGCGCTACCTGCCGCGCGACACGGGCGCCGTCGCGCCGCGCCCGCTGCTCGCAGCACAGCAGCTCGCGAAGGCGCGCGCCGACTCGGCCGCGCGGGCGCGCCGCACGATGGTGGCGGTGGCCGCGGGCGACTCGGCGCCGGTGCCGCGCGTGACGGTCGACACCGCGCCCAGCATCCCCAAGGACTCGCTCTCGGGCTCCGTGTTCGCGGCGGGGCGCATCAGCGGCTCGATCGAGAACTTCGACCTGCGCGGCCGCGCGGGCGCCACGCAGCTGGTCGCGCTGGGCAACCAGGTCGGCCGCGCGCGCGTCGCGTACAACTGGCTCGGCGCGCGCACGCCGGGCAGCGCGCTCGCCGTCGCCGCGGTGGCGGACTCGGTGCGGGTCAGCGGCTTCGCGCTCGACAGCGTGGACGCGCGCGCCACGTGGCGCCCCGACGCGGTGGGCACGAGCAGCGGCACCGGCGTCGTCGCGGTGTTCCAGGACGTCGGCCGCTCGTACGACCTGCGCGCCGACTACGCGATCTTCCCCGACCGCCGCGAGGCGACGTTCTCGCAGCTGCGCCTGCGCTTCGACTCGACGCTGTGGGCCGCGACGCGGCCGGGCGCCGTGCGCTGGGGCCAGCCGGGGATCGAGGTCGAGACGATCGAGCTCACCAACGGCGCGACGGGCCGCCTGTTCGTGGACGGCAAGCTGCCGACGACCGGTCCCGCCGACCTGCGCGTCGCCGTGCGCGACTTCGAGATCGGCGACGCGCTCGGCCTCGTGCAGAGCGACGTCGCGATGACCGGCCGCGTGTCGCTCGACGCGACGCTGCAGGGCACGGCCGCGGCGCCCGTCATCAGGGGCACGGCGACGGTCGCCGGCGCGCAGTACCGCGGCACCGAGGTGCCCGACATCCGCGCCACGGTGGACTACGCGGACGCGCGCCTGCGCGGGAACGCCGAGGTGACGCGCGGGCCGCGGCCGGTGCTGACGGCCACGGGCTCGCTGCCGATCAACCTCGCGCTGCAGGGCGTCACGGGTCCGCGGCTGGCGGAGAACGCGCAGGTCACGGTGGACGCGCGCCTCGACTCGCTGCCGCTCGACCTGGCGTCGCGCTTCACCGACGCGGTGTCGGACGTGCGCGGCACGGCGGCCGGCACGCTGTCGGTGCGCGGCCCGCTGAAGAAGCCCGTCGCCACGGGCGACCTGCAGCTCGCCGACGCGTCGCTGCGGCTGACGGCGACGGGCACGCAGCTGCGCGACGCGCTGGGCACGGTGCACCTGCGCGGCGACACGGTGGTGATCGACTCGATCGTCGGCTACACGATGACGCGGCGCCGCGGGCCGCTGGCGATCCGCGGCGGCATCGGCATCGCGGACGCGACCAAGCCGTCGTTCGACGTGCGGCTGATCGCCGACCGCGCCCGCGTGCTGGACAACGAGCAGGGGCGCGTGGACGCGAGCGCGCAGATCTCGATGTACGGCCCGTTCGACCGCGTGTTCGTGAGCGGCGGCGCGCGCGTGCTGGGCGGCGTGATCTACGTGCCGGAGTCGGACAAGAAGCAGGTGCTGAAGGCGGGCGACCCGGCGGTGTTCGCGGTCATCGACACGACGCGCCTCGACGTCGGGGAGCTGATCCCCGCGCAGTCGCCGCTGCTCGAGAACCTGCGCATGGACCTGTTCGTCGGCGTCGACCGCGACACGTGGGTGCGCTCGCGCGAGGCGAACGTCGAGGTCTACAGCGACGGCGACCTGCGGCTGCGCGTGGACCGCGCGAAGCAGGCGATCGTGCTCGACGGCATCGTCGTCACGGAGCGCGGCCAGTACACCTTCCTCAGCAAGCGCTTCCAGGTGAAGCGCGGCTCGGCGACGTTCGTCGGCTCGCAGGAGCTGAACCCGAACCTGCAGATCACGGCCGAGTACGAGGTGAAGCAGGCGGCGCGCGAGCCGCTCGTGATCCGCATCCAGATCGGCGGGACGGTGCTGGCGCCGCGCATCGCGCTGGAGAGCGACGCGCAGCCGCCCATCGCGCAGACGGACCTGCTCAGCTACCTCGCGTTCGGCAGCGAGAGCGGCTCGCTGCTGCAGGTCGGCGGGTCGAGCGTGGCCGGCAGCTCGTCGGGCGGCGTGCCGATCGGCGCCACGGCATCGCTCGCGAGCAAGCAGCTCGCCGGCGTCGCGCTCGGCGTGCTCGCGGACGCGAGCGAGGCACGCCTCGGCCGCTCGCTGGGCGCGGACGTGCTGAACATCACGCCGGTCCCCGACCTGCCGCCGGAGCAGTTCGTCGAGCTCTCCGGGCTCGAGACGGTGCTGAAGGGCACGCAGATCGAGTTCGGCAAGTACTTCAACCGGCAGCTGTTCGTCGGCCTGCAGGCAACGCCGGCGTTCTACACGAGCAAGCCCCCGATCCCCGGCTTCCGCGTCGAGTACCGCTTCGCGCGTCTCCCGGGCTTCAGCCTGGAGTCCGCGTGGCAGCCCCGCTTCTTCCTGCCCGAGCCGTCGCTGGCGCCGGCGGAGAACGTGGAGGCGAAGAATGCGCTGGGGTTGTTCCTGGTGCGCCGCTGGCGCTTCTGA